The nucleotide window TGGCGCTGCTGAATCTCGACAGCCAGCTGGCGACGCGCTATCCGCATCAGCTTTCCGGCGGGCAGCAACAGCGCGTCGGCGTGGCGCGTGCGCTGGCGGCGGATCCGGAACTGCTGCTGATGGATGAGCCCTTTGGCGCGCTGGATCCGGTCAACCGCCAGGCGCTGCAGCAGGAGATGCTGCGCATTCAGACGCTCTCCGGACGGACCGTGGTCCTGGTGACGCACGACATTGACGAAGCTTTAACGCTGGCTGACCAGCTGGTGCTGATGGATGGCGGACAGATCGTGCAGCAGGGAAGGCCCATCGATTTGCTGACGCAGCCGGTGAATGATTTTGCGCGGGCGTTTTTTGGCCGCAGCGAACTTGGCGTGCGGCTGCTGGCGCTGGGCCGGGCCGGCAGTGCGGCGCGGCGTGGCGAGTGGCTGGCGGGTGAACCTATTGCGGCATCGCTCACGCTGCGCGAAGCGCTGTCGCAGTTTATCGCCCGGCGTACCGACCGGCTGCCGGTGGTCGATCAGCAGCAGCAACCGCTGGGCGTGCTGCATTTCAGTGACCTGCTGCGCCAGCAGGAGGCGGGCTGATGCAGAGACTGCGCGATCCGCTGTTCTGGCTGCTGGCTCTGTTTCTGCTGCTGTTGTGGGGGCTGCCGCACAGTGCGCCGCTGTTTGCCCGCTGGTTTCCGCAGCTGGAGCGGCCGCTGTATCAGCAGGAGAGCTTCTGGCAGCTGGCGCTGGCACATCTCTCGCTGGTGCTGAGCGGCAGTGCGCTGGCGCTGCTGGCCGGCGTGGGCTGTGCCGTATTTGCAACACGCCGGCAGGGCCGGGCTTTTCGTCCGCTGCTGGAGACGCTGGCGGCGGCCGGACAAACCTTTCCGCCGGTGGCGGTGCTGGCTATTGCGGTACCGGTGATGGGATTCGGCGCGGCGCCGGCCATTATGGCGCTGTTTCTCTATGGCCTGCTGCCGATTCTGCAGGGGACGCTGGCAGGCATTGATAGCGTGCCCGCCAGTAACCGTGAAATTGCCGTGGGGCTGGGCATGGGGCCGTGGCAGCGGCTATGGCAGGTTGAGCTGGCGCTGGCTGCGCCGGTGATCATGGCAGGGGTCAGAACCTCCGTGATGATCAATATCGGAACCGCGACCATCGCCTCTACGGTGGGCGCAGAGAGCCTTGGCTCGCCGGTGATCATTGGTCTGAGCGGCTTTAACACCGCTTATGTGATTCAGGGCGCGCTGCTGGTGGCGCTGCTGGCGCTGATCTGTGACCGCGTGCTGGAGCGCATCCAGCGCTGGCTTAGTGGGTATGCAGAATGAGGCTGTAGCCCACCAGCATCATGCCGCCCATGCCGCCAATGGCCATGATCGCGAACAGCGTGCCGATAAGGATTTTATTCCAGTTCATAGGGAAACCTGAGACAAGTTATGAAGTGCGGCATGATAACGCGCACAAACGGCAAGGCAAAGGCCGCATGTGCGATTTTCAGGCCGTTTCGTGCAGCTGAATGGAGAAACCCTGCGCCTGCCAGTGCTCAAACTGCTCCAGCTGACGCCGCGTCGGCTTTTTGCCGGTCCAGATAAACAGATGCTGACCGGGAAACAGCTCCGGCCGTGGCATATCCAGCGGTTCCGCCAGCACGTCAATGCGCCAGCCGTGCTGCGCCAGACGCCAGGCTTCCAGCCAGATGCGGGTGCGATCTTCCACGCCCCATGCAATCAGCAGCGCGTCTTTACCGGCTTTTTTGCGCGCGCCGGTGAGACAAAAAGCGACATAATCAATCAGTGCGCCATCCAGCAGGCTGCACATTGTGCGGGCGGTGTTTTGATCGAGCCCGAGACGCTGGCGTACCGGCACAAAGATGTGGTCGATCAGGGCGTCTACCGGATGTTCCCGGCCCATGGTCGCAATTTTACTGCGCAGTTTGGCGGGCCGCACGTGGCGCAGCACGCTCATCAGTTCTTCCTGCAGCGCCGTCCAGCCGTCGTGCACGTTAACTGTTTCACCTTCCAGTAACGCTTTCACTTTACCGACAGGCACGCCGCTCTCTATCCAGCGTTTTATCTCTTCTATGCGCTGAACATCTTCATCATCAAATTGTCGATGACCACCCTCAGTGCGCTGTGGCTTCAGCAGACCGTAGCGTCGCTGCCAGGCGCGCAGTGTAACCGGGTTGATTCCACAGCGCTCGGCAACATCACCGATACTGTATAAGGCCATATCGTCCTCAAAAATTCTGACCTGCATTACAACACCTTAACCGCCAGAGTTTGCTTGTACAATGATTATTTTATTGTACAACTTGACCCGGCGCCTGTTTTCAGGCTTTATCTCTTTTATGAGATTTATTTCCCATAAATGAGAGGCGGCAGATGTCTGTGTTAAATACCGAAGATCGGCTCGCGGCACGGCTGGCAGAACTGCGCGTGCAGCGCGGCTGGTCGCTGGATGAACTGGCCATGGCGACCGGCATCAGTCGGGCTTCATTGTCGCGCATTGAGCGCGCCGAGACCAGCCCTACGGCAGCGTTACTTAATCGCCTGTGCGTGGCTTATGGTCTGACCATGTCCCGGCTGCTCAGCGAAGTGGAGGATGAAACCGCGCTGCTGCTGACGCCCGACCAGCAGCCGGTCTGGCAGGATGCGCTCAGCGGTTTCCGGCGTCGCACCGTGTCGCCGCCCGCCAGCCATTTCAAAGCGGAACTGATTGAAGGCGAACTGCGGCCGGGCGCACGCATTGATTACGACGCGCCGCCGGTGCAGGGGCTGGAGCAGCACATCTGGCTGCAGTCCGGCGCGCTGACCGTTACCATGGACGCGCAGCGCTGGACCCTGCAGGCGGGCGACTGCCTGCGCTTTCACCTTACCGGTCGCTCGGCGTTTGCCGCAGATGCGGAAGCCGGGGCGCGCTACATGCTGGTGGTGTGCAAACCATGACCGACATCATGCTACTGAGCGCCAGCGAGGCGCAGCAACAGATTGCCGCCCTGAGCGATGTGCTGCAGGCCTGCGTTGCGGACGGAGCCAGCGTAGGGTTTATCGACGCTGCGGATCGCCAGACGATAGAGCAGTTCTGGCATTCCCGACTCAGCGCGCTGCGCAGCGGTGACCAGCAGCTGCTGGTGGCCCGCCAGGCAGAGCAGCTTGTCGCCACCGTGATGGTGGGCTACAGCGCGATGCCGAATGGCCGCCACCGCGCGGAGATCAGCAAGTTGCTGGTGCATCCCGCTGCGCGCCGGCAGGGCATTGCGCGGCGTCTGATGCAGCAGGCTGAAGCGCTGGCCGCGCAGCAGGGCAAAACGCTGCTGGTGCTGGACACGCGCAGCGGCGATGTCGCCACCGATCTCTATCTGTCGCTGGGCTGGACCATCGCCGGGTCGATTCCGCACTACGCCGGGTCGGTACAGGGTGAACTGGAAGCCACCACCCTGATGTACAAGCGGGCAGAGTAACGGACCGGCCGGCAAGGCGATCGGCATGGCACGGCCGCGCGGGCAGGCCGGCAACGCGGTGCTACAGCCGCAGCGCCAGCGCATCAACCCGCTGCATGGCGGCCAGCAGCCGGGCTTCGCTGACCGCTTCCGCCATATTTTGCATGTCCGGTGCCTGTACGGCTTCGTGCACAATCCGCGCCCGCTCGGCGTCACTGAGCGGTGCAATATGTGCCAGCGTCAGCGGAATGCCGCAGTCGCGCGCCAGGCGCATCTCTGTCAGCAGTTCCGCCTCGCTGCGACCTTCCAGCGCCAGCAGGCAGAGGTTGCCGTATCCCACCAGCAGGCCGTGGCCGAATTCGCGCGTTTTATCGCAAAAAGTGAAGCCTTCATACAGCGCATGGGACGCCGCTGCGTGGGCACCCTGGCTCAGTAGCGAGGTTAGTCCCGCCCAGGTAAAAATCGCATCCAGCACCTGGTCCAGCGCTGCTGTCTGGCTGCCCTGCTGTACGGCAGCCCAGGCGGCCGGTCCGTGCCGGGCAATGATTTCATAGCAAATCTGGCTGTGCGCCAGCGAGGCGCGCGCGTTGCCGCTCTCTGCCGGATGCCGCACGCTGACCGCGCGAAATTCATACCATTTCGCCAGCGTATCGCCCAGCCCGGCGGCCAGCCAGCGCGGCGGCGCGGCAGCCAGCAGCGCACTGTCGATGATCACCGCCGCCGGTGCCTGCGGCAGCGGAAAGATATCGGCGAAATTGCCCCGATCGTCGTAGCGAATGCTGAGCGGTGTCACGGCAGCGCAGGTGGCCGCGATGGTCGGCAGGGTGATCACCGGCAGGCCACATTGCGCGCCCACCGCTTTGACCGTATCCAGCGCTTTTCCGCCGCCTGCGCCAATCAGCACATCAGCCTGCGCGGTCTGCACCAGCGCCGCCAGCCGGTCAATGTGGGTCACGGAGGTTTCACCGCCAAACCACAGGCTCTCCGCCAGCGTCACCTGTGCCGCCTGCAGCTGCGCTCGCACCGGCTGTTCCACCGCCTGTAACGCACGCTGTCCGCCGATTAATAACGCACGCTGGCCCAGGCTGGCGCAGACCGTACCCAGCTCGTTCATGACGCCCGCACCGCGCAGTACGCGGGCCGGGAACAGCAGATTTTGTCGGGACATGCTTTCTCCTCCGAAAGTGGGATGGCCTATCATCGCTAAAACCGCGGGCGGGGAACATCGCTGGCTGCAAATAATCCCGACGCCGTTTTGTATGCGTTACTGCCGGGCGCGTCGCGCAGGCGGACGCGGCGTGAAAGGCGGAAGCCGGCGCGAAAAAATGGCAGTGAAAGCTGACGCTGCGACAATACTGTGTAAAAATACAGGCCGGTTCAGCAAACAGTAATGATTATGGCCCTGACAGCAGCGATAAAAAGCCAGATTGCGCAATGGTATAAGGCGCTGCAGCAGCAGGTTCCTGACTTTATTCCGCGCGCCCCGCAGCGCCAGATGATCGCCGAAGTGGCGAAAAGTCTGGCCGGGGATGAAGGTCGCCATCTGGCGATTGAAGCGCCCACCGGCGTGGGTAAAACCTTGTCCTATCTCATTCCCGGCATCGCCGTCAGCCGGGCAGAAGAGAAACGTTTAGTGATCAGCACCGCCAACGTGGCGCTGCAGGATCAGATCTTCAGCAAAGATCTGCCGCTGCTGAAAAAAATTATCCCTGACCTGACCTTTACGGCGGCGTTCGGCCGCGGCCGTTATGTCTGTCCGCGCAATCTTGCTGCCCTGGCCGCCAGCGACGATCAGCAGGGCGATCTGCTGTTCTATCTGGATGAAGAGGCGGTGACCGGCTCAAAAGAGGAGCAGGCGTTTTGCGCACGGCTGGAAAAGGATCTCAGCAGCTATAAATGGGATGGTTTACGCGATCACAGTGAGCACGCTATCGAAGACAGCCTGTGGCGGCGTCTGTCAACCGACAAAGCGAATTGCCTGGCGCATCACTGCCGCTGGTATCGTGAGTGCCCGTTTTTTGTGGCCCGTCGGGAAATCGAGCAGGCCGATGTGGTCGTGGCCAACCACGCGCTGGTGATGGCCGCCATGGAAAATGAATCGGTGCTGCCGCCGGCGAAACAGCTGATGCTGGTGCTGGATGAAGGCCATCATCTGCCGGAAGTGGCGCGCGATGCGCTGGAGATGAGCGCGGAAATTACCCCGGGCTGGAGCAGCCTGCAGCTGGATCTGTTCGTGCGGCTGGTGGAGACAATTATGGCCCAGTTCCGGCCAAAATCGCCACCGCCCCTTACGCATCCCGAGCGGCTGAAAGGCCACTGCGACGAAATGCGCGAACTGCTGCAAACCCTGTGCAACGCGCTTAATCCCTTGCTGCCGCCGGATAATCAGCCCGGTGAGTTTCGCTTTGTGCTGGGGGAGCTGCCGGAGGCGCTGCTGACGCTGTGCGCCCGGCTGTTTAAGCTAAGCGATGCGCTGCGTGGCCTGAGCGAAGGGCTGCTGAATGAGCTGGGCGAGCAGACCGGCAAAGCCGATATCATGCGGCTGCATAAAGCGATTCTGCAGCTTAATCGCCAGTTTGGCTGGTTTGAGTCCATCAGCAAGCTGTGGCGGCTGGCCGCGATGGAGAAAGCCTCCGGCGCGCCGGTTTCAAAATGGGTGACGCGGGAAATCCGTGAGGGCCAGGCGCATCTGCTGTTTCACTGCGCCGGCATCCGCGTCAGCGATCAGCTGGAAAAGCTGCTGTGGCGCAAAATTCCGCACGTGGTGGTCACTTCGGCCACGCTGCGCTCGCTGAACAGTTTTAACCGCCTGCAGGAGATGTCGGGCCTGAATGAAAAAGCGGGTGACCGTTTTGTGGCACTGGATTCGCCGTTTAACCATGTTGAGCAGGGCAGGCTGGTGATTCCACAGATGCGCTATGAACCGCTGATGAGCCACGAAGCCGAGCACATTGCTGAAATGGCGCGCTTCTTCCGCCAGCAAGTGGCGGAAGCAAAGCATAAAGGCGTGCTGGTGCTGTTTGCCAGTGGCCGTGCCATGCAGCAGTTTGTCAGCCTGCTGCCTGACCTGCGGCTGTCGATGCTGGTGCAGGGCGATCAGCCGCGCTCCCGGCTGGTGACGCTGCACCGTCAGCGCGTCACGGCCGGCAGCACCAGTATTCTGGTCGGGCTGCAATCCTTCGCGGAAGGGCTGGATTTAAAAGGCGATCTGCTGTCGCAGGTGCACATCCATAAAATTGCTTTTCCGCCGGTGGACAGTCCGGTAATTTTGACCGAGGGTGAGTGGCTGAAAAGCCTGAAACGTTACCCGTTTGAGGTGCAGAGTTTACCCAGTGCGTCGTTTACGCTGATTCAGCAGGTCGGGCGTCTGATTCGCAGCCATCACTGCTTTGGTGAAATTGTGATTTACGATCGCCGCCTGCTGAGCAAAGCCTACGGCAGTCGCCTGCTGGCTGCGCTGCCGGTGTTTCCGATTGAACAGCCGCCGGTGCCGGCAGCGGGCAAGTCAGCGAAGCGCAGCAAGAAATCCTGAGTATGCGGCACCAGCCGGTGCATTGATTGGGCAGCCGGATGCGCTGCCGCCTGGAAGCGGGAAGATCCTGATGGAACTGAACAATATTATTAAAGAGATTGGGCGCGGCAAAAATCATGCGCGCGATATCGATTTCGATACCGCCGCCGCCCTTTATGGCGCGATACTGGATGGCGCAGTGCCGGAGCTGGAGCTGGGTGGCATCCTGATTGCGCTGCGCATCAAGGGCGAGGGTGAGCAGGAGATGCTGGGCTTCTACCACGCCATGCAGCAGCGCATGCTGCAGCTGCAGCCGCCGGCGGGCCGGCCAATGCCGGTGGTGATCCCGAGCTATAACGGCGCACGTCGTCAGGGCAACCTGACCCCGCTGCTGGCGCTGCTGCTGGTGAAGCTGGGCCTGCCGGTGCTGATGCATGGCGTCAGCGACGATCCGACGCGTGTGACCTCGGAAGCGGTGCTGGCCGCGCTGGAGATTGCGCCGGTAACCAATGCGGAGCAGGCGCAGGCGGCGCTGAATGCCGGCCAGCTGGCATTTATGACCATTGATCACCTGTGCGCACCGATGGCGCAACAGCTGTCGCTGCGCTGGCGGATGGGCGTGCGTAACAGCGCACACACGCTGGCCAAGCTGGCCACGCCGTTTGCGCCACGCGCGGCGCTGCGACTGGCCAGCGTGTCACATCCGGAGTACGTGCCGCGCGTAGGCAAATTTTTCCAGGACATTGATGCACCGGCCATTCTGCTGAACGGCACCGAAGGCGAGGTTTACGCCAGTCCGCAGCGCTGTCCGGCGATCAATTATATTCGCGGCGCGGGGGCTGATCCTGAGGTGTGGGTGGCGCGTCAGCCGGAAGTGACGCTGGCCTTACCGGAGAGCAAAAGCGCCGGAGATACTGCGGCCTGGATCCGCCAGGTGCTGGCCGGTGAACGGGCGGTACCGCAGGCGCTGCGCCTGCAGCTGGCGTGCTGTCTGGTGGCAACCGGCGAAGCCACCAGCCTGGCCGCAGCTGACGCGCGGCTGCAGCAGGCCGGGATCTGAGCCGCGGCTAACCGGGCATCCTGCTGCGCGGCCTGGCCGGGACAGCGGGGGCGAACCGGGGAAGACACCGCAGCGCGGCGAAAAGGAAACAACGTGCTCCCGGCGGCAATCGCCCGCCGCAGGGGGGCTCTCCGCAGCAGCAATCGCCCGCTGCGGGGGATTCTCTTACCAGCAGCAATCGCCCGCCGCAGGGGGGGCTCTCCGCAGCAGCAATCGCCCGCTGCGGGGGATTCTCTCACCAGCAGCAATGGCTCGCCGCAGATGCTTCTCTCAACCGTGGCAATCGCTCGCCTTGGACGCTTCTCTCAATAGCGGCAATCGCCCGACGCGGGAGGTTCTCTCAACCGCGGCAATCGCGGGGTGCGGACGGTTCTCTCATCAGCGGCAATCTCGCGGTGCGGGGGATTCTCTTACCAGCAGCAATGGCTCGCTGCAGACACTTCTCTCAACCGCGGCAATCGCGCGGTGCGGGGAATTCTCTCACCAGCAGCAATAGCTCGCTGCAGATGCTTCTCTCAACCGTGGCAACCGCGCGGTGCGAACGGTTCTCTCATCAGCGGCCATCGCCCGGCCGGCCCTCCCTTAGCTGCGGCCTTCGCGCTGTGGCAGCACGCTTTCCACCAGTGTCTGCCAGAAGGAAATGCCGATGGGCAGCAGTGCGTCATTGAAATCATATTTTGCATTGTGCAGCGGCGCGGATGGCGTTGCGCCGTCGGCGCCCAGCCAGAAATAGGCACCGGGGCAGGCTTCCAGCATACAGGCAAAATCTTCGGAGGCCATCGAGGGGTTAACCTGCCAGTGCACCTGCTGCTCGCCCAGCATCTGCATCGCGGCGTCACGCACCCGGGCGGCCGGTGCCGCATGGTTGGCGGTAACCGGATAGCCGGGATACCAGTGAATTTCGCCGCTGACACCAAACGGACGCGGCAGGGTGGTGACAAAATCCTCAATCAGCCCGCGTACGCGGTCGCGGACGTCGGTTTTCAGACAGCGCACCGTGCCGCGCAACACGATCTGCTCCGGAATCACATTGATGGCCTCGCCACCGTGAATCTGCGTCACGCTCACCACCGCTGACGACAGCGGCGACAGGCGGCGTGAGGGAATGGTCTGCAGCGCCAGAATCAGCTCCGCCGCAACCACCATCGGGTCCGCGCCGCTCTCCGGCATAGCCGCATGACAGCTTTTACCGCAGAGGGTAATTTCAAAGGAATCCAGCGACGCCATCATGGTATCGGGATTGACCGCCAGCGTGCCCACCGGCAGGCCGGGCCAGTTATGCATCGCGTATACCGCATCCATCGGGAAGCGACTGAACAGCCCCTCTTCAACCATTTTGCGTGCGCCGCCCAGGTTCTCCTCGGCGGGCTGAAACAGAAAATGCACCGTGCCGCTGAAGCGGCGCGTCGCCGCCAGCTGACAGGCGGCGGCCAGCAGAATGGCGGTGTGACCGTCGTGACCGCAGCCATGCATTACGCCCGGCGTGGCGGATTTCCACGGCGCGTCGCCTTTCTCCGTAATCGGCAGCGCATCCATGTCAGCGCGCAGGCCAATCACCGGGCCAGGGCCGTTTTCCAGCGTACCGATCACGCCGGTGCCTGCAAGGCCGCGAAACACCTGCAGGCCAGCCTGCGTCAAAACCTCAGCGACCAGATCGCTGGTCTGCTGCTCCTGGTAACCCAGCTCGGGGTGTTGGTGTAAGTGATGACGCCAGGCAAGGGCGTTTTCCAGCAGGACAGCAGGCAGGCTCATAAATAACAGCTCCATCAGCAGCGGCAGCAAAGGGGCTGGCGCGGGAAGTTAAGTCTTCACTGTAGAGTGAAGCACCGGGAGCGTCTATCGCAGAACGGAATAATTTTGCTATAGGCTATAACCAAAAAGCATAGTAAACATGACAGCTGAATGACGGCATCCCTGCCGTCACGCGCGCCTCTTTTATTTCAGCATCGGCAGATTCAGGTCGTGCTGTCGGGCACAGGCCTGCGCCTGTTCATATCCGGCATCCGCATGACGCATGACCCCGGTCGCCGGGTCGTTCCACAACACGCGCGCCAGCCGCGCATCGGCCTCCGCCGTACCGTCGCAGACAATGACCACGCCGGAATGCTGCGAGAAGCCCATGCCCACGCCACCGCCGTGATGCAGGCTGACCCAGGTGGCACCGCCGGCGGTGTTCAGCAGCGCATTGAGCAGCGGCCAGTCAGACACCGCATCCGAGCCATCTTTCATCGCTTCCGTTTCACGGTTAGGGGAGGCAACAGAGCCGCAGTCCAGATGGTCACGACCGATGACCACCGGCGCTTTCAGCTCGCCGTTGCGCACCATTTCGTTGAAGGCCAGCGCCGCTTTATGCCGCTCGCCAAGACCCAGCCAGCAAATGCGTGCCGGCAGCCCCTGAAAGGCGATCCGCTCCTGCGCCATATCCAGCCAGCGGTGCAGATTTTTGTTATCCGGGAACAGCGCCTTGAGGCGGGCATCGGTTTTATAAATGTCTTCCGGATCGCCGGAGAGCGCCACCCAACGGAACGGCCCTTTGCCTTCGCAGAACAGCGGGCGGATGTAAGCCGGCACAAAGCCCGGGAAGTCAAAGGCGTTGCTGACCCCTTCATCCAGGGCCACCTGGCGAATGTTGTTGCCATAATCGACGGTCGGAACACCCATGTGATGGAAGTCGAGCATCGCCTGCACGTGAACCGCCATGGACGCCCGCGCGGCTTTCTCCACCGCTTTGGGATCGCTGACGCGACTGGCTTCCCAGCGTGTCACGTCCCAGCCAGCGGGCAGGTAGCCGTTGATGGGATCGTGCGCCGAGGTCTGATCGGTCACAATATCCGGCTTCATGCCGCCGGCGCGGGCGCGCTTCACCAGTTCCGGCACAATCTCCGCCGCATTGCCAAGCAGGCCGACCGAAATCGCCTGGCGCGCGCGCGTGGCGTTGTCGATCAGCGTCAGCGCTTCATCAAGGGTATAGGCTTTATGATCGAGATAGCGGGTGCGCAGACGGAAATCAATGCGTGACTCCTGGCACTCAATCGCCAGCACGCAGGCACCGGCCAGCACGCCCGCCAGCGGCTGCGCGCCGCCCATGCCGCCCAGTCCGGCGGTCAGGATCCAGCGGCCCGCGAGATCGCCCTGATAGTGCTGGCGGCCTGCTTCGGCAAAGGTTTCGTAGGTACCCTGCACGATGCCCTGGGCACCGATGTAAATCCACGAGCCGGCGGTCATCTGGCCGTACATCATCAGGCCGGCTTTATCCAGCGTGTGGAAGTGATCCCAGGTGGCCCAGTGCGGCACCAGGTTGGAGTTAGCCAGCAGCACGCGCGGCGCATCCGCATGGGTACGAAACACGCCCACCGGTTTACCGGACTGGATCAGCAGCGTCTCTTCCGGCTGCAGGGCC belongs to Candidatus Pantoea soli and includes:
- a CDS encoding ABC transporter ATP-binding protein, whose translation is MIEFHQVSKTFAGKAAISNLSLHIARGSFTVLIGTSGSGKSTTLKMINRLVEHDSGEIRFAGEPIEQMNARALRRRIGYAIQSIGLFPHWNVAKNIATVPALLGWPQAKITARVTELLALLNLDSQLATRYPHQLSGGQQQRVGVARALAADPELLLMDEPFGALDPVNRQALQQEMLRIQTLSGRTVVLVTHDIDEALTLADQLVLMDGGQIVQQGRPIDLLTQPVNDFARAFFGRSELGVRLLALGRAGSAARRGEWLAGEPIAASLTLREALSQFIARRTDRLPVVDQQQQPLGVLHFSDLLRQQEAG
- a CDS encoding ABC transporter permease, whose amino-acid sequence is MQRLRDPLFWLLALFLLLLWGLPHSAPLFARWFPQLERPLYQQESFWQLALAHLSLVLSGSALALLAGVGCAVFATRRQGRAFRPLLETLAAAGQTFPPVAVLAIAVPVMGFGAAPAIMALFLYGLLPILQGTLAGIDSVPASNREIAVGLGMGPWQRLWQVELALAAPVIMAGVRTSVMINIGTATIASTVGAESLGSPVIIGLSGFNTAYVIQGALLVALLALICDRVLERIQRWLSGYAE
- a CDS encoding MerR family transcriptional regulator, translated to MALYSIGDVAERCGINPVTLRAWQRRYGLLKPQRTEGGHRQFDDEDVQRIEEIKRWIESGVPVGKVKALLEGETVNVHDGWTALQEELMSVLRHVRPAKLRSKIATMGREHPVDALIDHIFVPVRQRLGLDQNTARTMCSLLDGALIDYVAFCLTGARKKAGKDALLIAWGVEDRTRIWLEAWRLAQHGWRIDVLAEPLDMPRPELFPGQHLFIWTGKKPTRRQLEQFEHWQAQGFSIQLHETA
- a CDS encoding helix-turn-helix domain-containing protein; the protein is MSVLNTEDRLAARLAELRVQRGWSLDELAMATGISRASLSRIERAETSPTAALLNRLCVAYGLTMSRLLSEVEDETALLLTPDQQPVWQDALSGFRRRTVSPPASHFKAELIEGELRPGARIDYDAPPVQGLEQHIWLQSGALTVTMDAQRWTLQAGDCLRFHLTGRSAFAADAEAGARYMLVVCKP
- a CDS encoding GNAT family N-acetyltransferase, producing MTDIMLLSASEAQQQIAALSDVLQACVADGASVGFIDAADRQTIEQFWHSRLSALRSGDQQLLVARQAEQLVATVMVGYSAMPNGRHRAEISKLLVHPAARRQGIARRLMQQAEALAAQQGKTLLVLDTRSGDVATDLYLSLGWTIAGSIPHYAGSVQGELEATTLMYKRAE
- a CDS encoding iron-containing alcohol dehydrogenase family protein, coding for MSRQNLLFPARVLRGAGVMNELGTVCASLGQRALLIGGQRALQAVEQPVRAQLQAAQVTLAESLWFGGETSVTHIDRLAALVQTAQADVLIGAGGGKALDTVKAVGAQCGLPVITLPTIAATCAAVTPLSIRYDDRGNFADIFPLPQAPAAVIIDSALLAAAPPRWLAAGLGDTLAKWYEFRAVSVRHPAESGNARASLAHSQICYEIIARHGPAAWAAVQQGSQTAALDQVLDAIFTWAGLTSLLSQGAHAAASHALYEGFTFCDKTREFGHGLLVGYGNLCLLALEGRSEAELLTEMRLARDCGIPLTLAHIAPLSDAERARIVHEAVQAPDMQNMAEAVSEARLLAAMQRVDALALRL
- the dinG gene encoding ATP-dependent DNA helicase DinG is translated as MALTAAIKSQIAQWYKALQQQVPDFIPRAPQRQMIAEVAKSLAGDEGRHLAIEAPTGVGKTLSYLIPGIAVSRAEEKRLVISTANVALQDQIFSKDLPLLKKIIPDLTFTAAFGRGRYVCPRNLAALAASDDQQGDLLFYLDEEAVTGSKEEQAFCARLEKDLSSYKWDGLRDHSEHAIEDSLWRRLSTDKANCLAHHCRWYRECPFFVARREIEQADVVVANHALVMAAMENESVLPPAKQLMLVLDEGHHLPEVARDALEMSAEITPGWSSLQLDLFVRLVETIMAQFRPKSPPPLTHPERLKGHCDEMRELLQTLCNALNPLLPPDNQPGEFRFVLGELPEALLTLCARLFKLSDALRGLSEGLLNELGEQTGKADIMRLHKAILQLNRQFGWFESISKLWRLAAMEKASGAPVSKWVTREIREGQAHLLFHCAGIRVSDQLEKLLWRKIPHVVVTSATLRSLNSFNRLQEMSGLNEKAGDRFVALDSPFNHVEQGRLVIPQMRYEPLMSHEAEHIAEMARFFRQQVAEAKHKGVLVLFASGRAMQQFVSLLPDLRLSMLVQGDQPRSRLVTLHRQRVTAGSTSILVGLQSFAEGLDLKGDLLSQVHIHKIAFPPVDSPVILTEGEWLKSLKRYPFEVQSLPSASFTLIQQVGRLIRSHHCFGEIVIYDRRLLSKAYGSRLLAALPVFPIEQPPVPAAGKSAKRSKKS
- the ybiB gene encoding DNA-binding protein YbiB, with the translated sequence MELNNIIKEIGRGKNHARDIDFDTAAALYGAILDGAVPELELGGILIALRIKGEGEQEMLGFYHAMQQRMLQLQPPAGRPMPVVIPSYNGARRQGNLTPLLALLLVKLGLPVLMHGVSDDPTRVTSEAVLAALEIAPVTNAEQAQAALNAGQLAFMTIDHLCAPMAQQLSLRWRMGVRNSAHTLAKLATPFAPRAALRLASVSHPEYVPRVGKFFQDIDAPAILLNGTEGEVYASPQRCPAINYIRGAGADPEVWVARQPEVTLALPESKSAGDTAAWIRQVLAGERAVPQALRLQLACCLVATGEATSLAAADARLQQAGI
- a CDS encoding M20 aminoacylase family protein, yielding MSLPAVLLENALAWRHHLHQHPELGYQEQQTSDLVAEVLTQAGLQVFRGLAGTGVIGTLENGPGPVIGLRADMDALPITEKGDAPWKSATPGVMHGCGHDGHTAILLAAACQLAATRRFSGTVHFLFQPAEENLGGARKMVEEGLFSRFPMDAVYAMHNWPGLPVGTLAVNPDTMMASLDSFEITLCGKSCHAAMPESGADPMVVAAELILALQTIPSRRLSPLSSAVVSVTQIHGGEAINVIPEQIVLRGTVRCLKTDVRDRVRGLIEDFVTTLPRPFGVSGEIHWYPGYPVTANHAAPAARVRDAAMQMLGEQQVHWQVNPSMASEDFACMLEACPGAYFWLGADGATPSAPLHNAKYDFNDALLPIGISFWQTLVESVLPQREGRS
- the hutU gene encoding urocanate hydratase — its product is MSETLTQAVAREIRAPRGNQLHCANWLIEAAYRMIQNNLDPDVAERPEDLVVYGGIGKAARNQACFEQILRSLRALQPEETLLIQSGKPVGVFRTHADAPRVLLANSNLVPHWATWDHFHTLDKAGLMMYGQMTAGSWIYIGAQGIVQGTYETFAEAGRQHYQGDLAGRWILTAGLGGMGGAQPLAGVLAGACVLAIECQESRIDFRLRTRYLDHKAYTLDEALTLIDNATRARQAISVGLLGNAAEIVPELVKRARAGGMKPDIVTDQTSAHDPINGYLPAGWDVTRWEASRVSDPKAVEKAARASMAVHVQAMLDFHHMGVPTVDYGNNIRQVALDEGVSNAFDFPGFVPAYIRPLFCEGKGPFRWVALSGDPEDIYKTDARLKALFPDNKNLHRWLDMAQERIAFQGLPARICWLGLGERHKAALAFNEMVRNGELKAPVVIGRDHLDCGSVASPNRETEAMKDGSDAVSDWPLLNALLNTAGGATWVSLHHGGGVGMGFSQHSGVVIVCDGTAEADARLARVLWNDPATGVMRHADAGYEQAQACARQHDLNLPMLK